The proteins below are encoded in one region of Streptomyces cyanogenus:
- a CDS encoding sensor histidine kinase: MTEDRAGMPKQTPLGWPPRTRRELLVKTLWIGIWLIFLSSPVEDLVNGGHGTGATVAGSLGLAVFVGAYLTLVFRNMGRPFSPRVVFTLGGILGVLAPVLAYTLGSAWLGLFVYLSVAWGATLPLRAAYWAIPASALVMYLVGLHSGEKEARGLLFLVALIGFAMTGVGQLVRTTIELRKARATVAQLAANEERLRLARDLHDLLGHSLSLITLKSELAGRMLPDHPDKAAQQVADIEQVSRQALVDVREAVTGYRRPRLAAELAGVQVALTAAGVVAEVPAEPDLADVPEEAESALAWALREAVTNVVRHSGAERCAVRLLRRQTLDGPVLELCVEDDGSGGSGTGPGNGLTGLTERLEKAGGTLEAGRARHGFRLVARVPTAPAAHVGSGA, translated from the coding sequence ATGACGGAGGACCGGGCCGGAATGCCGAAGCAGACCCCCCTGGGCTGGCCACCCCGCACCCGGCGCGAACTGCTGGTCAAGACGTTGTGGATCGGGATCTGGCTGATCTTCCTCAGCTCGCCGGTCGAGGACCTGGTCAACGGCGGACACGGCACCGGCGCGACCGTGGCCGGTTCGCTCGGCCTCGCCGTCTTCGTCGGGGCCTACCTGACGCTGGTCTTCCGCAACATGGGCCGGCCGTTCTCCCCGCGCGTCGTGTTCACGCTCGGCGGGATCCTCGGCGTCCTCGCCCCCGTACTCGCCTACACGCTCGGCAGCGCCTGGCTGGGCCTGTTCGTCTACCTGTCGGTCGCCTGGGGAGCCACCCTGCCGCTGCGGGCGGCCTACTGGGCCATCCCGGCCTCCGCCCTGGTGATGTACCTCGTCGGCCTGCACTCGGGCGAGAAGGAGGCCCGCGGCCTGCTGTTCCTGGTGGCGCTGATCGGGTTCGCGATGACCGGGGTCGGCCAACTCGTCCGCACCACGATCGAGTTGCGCAAGGCACGGGCCACCGTGGCCCAGCTCGCCGCCAACGAGGAGCGCCTGCGCCTCGCCCGCGACCTGCACGACCTGCTCGGCCACTCGCTGTCGCTGATCACGCTGAAGAGCGAGCTGGCCGGCCGGATGCTGCCCGACCACCCCGACAAGGCGGCCCAGCAGGTCGCCGACATCGAACAGGTCAGCCGGCAGGCCCTGGTGGACGTCCGGGAGGCCGTCACCGGCTACCGGCGGCCGCGGCTCGCCGCCGAACTCGCCGGCGTGCAGGTCGCCCTGACCGCCGCCGGGGTCGTCGCCGAGGTGCCGGCCGAACCCGACCTCGCCGACGTCCCCGAGGAGGCCGAGTCCGCGCTCGCCTGGGCACTGCGCGAGGCGGTCACCAACGTGGTCCGGCACAGCGGCGCCGAGCGCTGCGCCGTCCGGCTGCTGCGCCGGCAGACCCTGGACGGGCCGGTGCTCGAACTCTGCGTCGAGGACGACGGATCCGGCGGCTCCGGGACGGGCCCCGGCAACGGTCTGACCGGGCTGACCGAGCGGCTGGAGAAGGCCGGCGGCACCCTGGAGGCGGGCCGCGCCAGGCACGGGTTCCGGCTGGTCGCCCGCGTCCCCACGGCCCCCGCGGCCCACGTAGGATCCGGGGCATGA
- a CDS encoding response regulator transcription factor has translation MTSTIKVLLAEDQSMVREALAALLGLEDDIEVVAQVARGDEVLAAVGAHGVDVALLDIEMPGCTGIEAAARVHREFPRVKLVVLTTFGRPGYLRSAMEAGADAFLVKDAPAAQLAEAIRKVLAGERVIDPTLAAAALAEGANPLTEREREVLRAAADGSTNAELAQALHLSQGTVRNYLSTAIQKLAARNRAEAVRIARDKGWL, from the coding sequence ATGACGAGCACGATCAAGGTCCTCCTCGCCGAGGACCAGTCGATGGTCCGCGAGGCGCTGGCCGCGCTGCTCGGGCTGGAGGACGACATCGAGGTCGTCGCCCAGGTCGCGCGCGGCGACGAGGTGCTCGCGGCCGTCGGCGCGCACGGCGTGGACGTCGCGCTGCTCGACATCGAGATGCCCGGCTGCACCGGCATCGAGGCCGCGGCCCGGGTGCACCGCGAGTTCCCGCGGGTCAAGCTGGTCGTCCTCACCACCTTCGGGCGGCCCGGCTATCTGCGCAGCGCCATGGAGGCGGGCGCCGACGCCTTCCTCGTCAAGGACGCCCCGGCCGCCCAGCTCGCCGAGGCGATCCGCAAGGTGCTGGCCGGTGAGCGGGTCATCGACCCCACGCTGGCCGCCGCCGCGCTCGCCGAGGGCGCGAACCCGCTCACCGAGCGCGAACGCGAGGTGCTCCGCGCGGCGGCCGACGGCTCCACCAACGCCGAACTGGCCCAGGCCCTCCACCTCTCCCAGGGCACGGTCCGCAACTACCTCTCCACCGCCATCCAGAAACTGGCGGCACGCAACCGGGCGGAGGCGGTCCGGATCGCCCGCGACAAGGGATGGCTCTGA
- a CDS encoding transglutaminase-like domain-containing protein, which yields MSHPYLPPPYPPPPERSAELRRRFAEEARAERPDVSALCLLIGAEMDGELDETGIDAAQAELDRLAGELPFRPGGPRAWAEAVHRLLGARYEFHGTPGDYQRLESSLLHEVLRRRRGLPILLSVVWLEVARRAGAPVYGVALPGHFVVGFGAAAEQVLADPFEGGRVLTGPDAELLVAGATGAPLHPSMLEPAPPLDVVQRILNNIRAWAAARPERSDVALRSVELALLIPSHPARLRYERGQLLVQRGQFVAGAEELEHYADLIEVVDESVARKVRQEAGTARAKLN from the coding sequence ATGAGTCACCCGTATCTGCCGCCCCCGTACCCGCCCCCGCCGGAGCGCTCCGCCGAGCTGCGGCGGCGCTTCGCCGAGGAGGCCCGGGCCGAGCGGCCGGACGTGTCGGCGCTGTGCCTGCTGATCGGCGCGGAGATGGACGGCGAGCTGGACGAGACCGGCATCGACGCCGCGCAGGCGGAGCTGGACCGGCTGGCGGGCGAGCTGCCGTTCCGGCCGGGCGGGCCGCGCGCGTGGGCGGAGGCCGTCCACCGGCTGCTCGGCGCCCGCTACGAGTTCCACGGGACGCCGGGCGACTACCAGCGGCTGGAGTCCTCCCTGCTGCACGAGGTGCTGCGGCGGCGGCGCGGGCTGCCGATCCTGCTGTCGGTGGTGTGGCTGGAGGTCGCGCGCCGGGCGGGCGCCCCGGTGTACGGCGTCGCGCTGCCGGGGCACTTCGTGGTCGGGTTCGGCGCGGCGGCGGAGCAGGTGCTGGCCGATCCGTTCGAGGGGGGCCGGGTGCTGACCGGGCCGGACGCCGAGTTGCTGGTGGCGGGTGCGACGGGGGCGCCGCTGCACCCCTCGATGCTGGAGCCGGCGCCGCCGCTGGACGTCGTACAGCGCATCCTGAACAACATCCGGGCGTGGGCGGCGGCACGGCCGGAGCGGTCCGATGTCGCGCTGCGGTCCGTGGAGTTGGCGCTGCTCATCCCCTCGCATCCGGCACGGCTGCGCTACGAACGGGGGCAACTGCTGGTGCAGCGCGGGCAGTTCGTCGCCGGCGCCGAGGAGCTGGAGCACTACGCCGACCTGATCGAGGTGGTGGACGAGTCGGTCGCGCGCAAGGTGCGCCAGGAGGCCGGCACGGCGCGGGCCAAGCTCAACTGA
- a CDS encoding ABC transporter permease produces the protein MNALIKLELARALRNRKFLFFSVLYPSIIYLIFSSSAGSAGKVDGSDLTVATYLMVSMASFGALTAVLMGNSERIAKERESGWVRQLRLTPLPGRGYVLAKTASAAVVSLPAIVVVFAVAAGVKHVRLDAWQWLALTGVIWAGSLVFAALGVALGYLASGDAVRPITMIVYFGLSILGGLWMPSTTFPQFLQDIAEWLPTHAYAALGRAVEQSQAPHAADIAVLAVYFVLFSGGAAWLYRKDTLKA, from the coding sequence GTGAACGCCCTGATCAAGCTCGAACTGGCCCGCGCCCTTCGGAACCGGAAATTCCTGTTCTTCTCGGTCCTCTATCCCTCGATCATCTACCTGATCTTCTCCAGCAGCGCCGGCTCGGCCGGGAAGGTCGACGGCAGCGATCTCACCGTCGCCACCTACCTGATGGTCTCCATGGCCTCCTTCGGCGCCCTGACCGCCGTCCTGATGGGCAACAGCGAGCGCATCGCCAAGGAACGCGAGAGCGGCTGGGTGCGGCAGCTGCGGCTGACCCCGCTGCCCGGACGCGGCTACGTCCTCGCCAAGACCGCGAGCGCCGCGGTGGTGAGCCTGCCGGCCATCGTCGTCGTCTTCGCCGTCGCCGCCGGGGTCAAACACGTACGCCTGGACGCCTGGCAGTGGCTCGCGCTCACCGGGGTCATCTGGGCCGGCAGCCTCGTCTTCGCCGCGCTCGGCGTCGCCCTCGGCTACCTCGCCTCCGGCGACGCGGTCCGCCCGATCACGATGATCGTCTACTTCGGTCTGTCGATCCTCGGCGGCCTGTGGATGCCGTCCACCACGTTCCCGCAGTTCCTGCAGGACATCGCCGAGTGGCTGCCCACGCACGCGTACGCTGCCCTGGGACGGGCTGTCGAGCAGAGCCAGGCCCCGCACGCTGCGGACATCGCCGTCCTCGCCGTCTACTTCGTCCTCTTCTCGGGCGGTGCGGCCTGGCTGTACCGGAAGGACACGCTGAAGGCGTGA